A section of the Schistosoma haematobium chromosome ZW, whole genome shotgun sequence genome encodes:
- the MNAT1 gene encoding CDK-activating kinase assembly factor MAT1 (EggNog:ENOG410V7HX~COG:A): MLENIVTSPCLVNMSVGYENFTFEQVIKELLPDFILPITGFTIIGHVIQFNLKTEALPYRHIIGQVALDKIPNIRTVIHKAANIESAYRTFEMELLAGAPDYITSMRENSVTLHLDISKVYCNPRLGTEHTRVVNSLRPPLPINDPFLTPRPIPGDRVVVYDVFAGIGPFSIPAGRAGCHVLANDLNPDSFIWLKKNVAQNSSRKRPLKNIVCYNMDGREFIREILLPHYRKYGNSDTTESADCDSISLSIDRFVVIMNLPQLAIDFLDAFVPPLNCIKSSNIITDNSVTANLNDSSVIRQKFIKPLYIYCYCFMRRNIESEQTIKIRLAKALNTNMTDLFQFINSITNDETVDNMNNEQINDKCFIRNWHYRFVRNVAPYKDMYCAEFELYLPKLWLFYDYSSPTVKRSRTTENELIE; this comes from the exons ATGTTGGAAAATATTGTCACCTCACCATGTCTCGTGAATATGTCGGTCGGTTATGAAAATTTCACATTCGAACAAGTTATCAAGGAATTGTTGCCTGATTTCATCTTGCCTATTACTGGGTTTACTATAATTGGTCACGTTATACAATTTAATCTCAAAACTGAAGCGTTACCCTACCGTCATATTATTG GTCAGGTTGCTCTTGATAAAATACCAAATATTCGCACAGTTATTCATAAAGCTGCGAATATTGAATCGGCTTATCGTACTTTTGAAATGGAATTACTTGCTGGTGCTCCTGATTACATAACATCAATGCGTGAAAACAGTGTAACGTTGCACTTGGATATTAGTAAAGTTTACTGTAATCCGCGTTTGG GTACTGAACATACACGAGTCGTTAACAGTTTGCGTCCACCTCTTCCAATTAATGATCCATTTCTTACACCGCGACCTATTCCTGGAGATCGTGTAGTTGTTTATGATGTATTTGCCGGCATTGGACCTTTCTCTATTCCAGCTGGTCGAGCAGGATGTCATGTGTTGGCGAATGATCTCAATCCTGATTCGTTTATTTGGCTTAAAAAAAACGTTGCCCAAAACTCATCGCGTAAACGCCCTTTGAAAAATATTGTCTGCTACAATATGGATGGACGTGAATTTATTCGTGAA ATTCTTCTTCCGCACTACAGAAAATATGGAAATTCTGACACAACTGAATCAGCTGATTGTGATTCTATTTCACTATCAATTGATCGTTTTGTAGTTATTATGAATCTTCCTCAATTGGCTATAGATTTTTTAGATGCATTTGTACCACCATTGAATTGTATAAAATCATCAAATATCATTACTGATAATAGTGTAACTGCCAATCTAAATGATTCATCTGTTATACGTCAGAAATTTATTAAAcctttatatatttattgttattgttttatgaGACGTAATATTGAATCGGAACAAACTATTAAAATACGTTTAGCTAAAgctttaaatacaaatatgactgatttatttcaatttattaattcaatAACAAATGATGAAACAGTTGATAATATGAACAATGaacaaattaatgataaatgtttcaTAAGAAATTGGCATTATCGTTTTGTACGAAATGTTGCTCCATATAAAGATATGTATTGTGCTGAATTTGAATTATATTTACCAAAACTATggttattttatgattattcaagTCCAACAGTAAAACGTTCTCGAACTACTGAAAATGaactaattgaataa